The following proteins come from a genomic window of Stigmatopora nigra isolate UIUO_SnigA chromosome 9, RoL_Snig_1.1, whole genome shotgun sequence:
- the LOC144201399 gene encoding mucolipin-3-like isoform X4, protein MDESEPLLASRSRPRCNWRLGTPNMDPGVVEDLRRRLKYFFMNPCQKYKARGRKPWKLMLQILKIALITAQLVSFGLSNEMMVTFKDENLMTFRHLFLKGFKDHQHGGHVLYTKTDVYENIDYIVDRYINLQNLTLGNLAYERTDGEYTPLVVCQLLYRNSNIDPGNDTFDIDPHVDTECLSIYPQLSLDNVSLATVLNFSLDFKRLLSIKVYFTLKTINLQTVRHHELPDCYVFRVAITFDNHAHSGNIKVAIENNVTINECRDWNVEGTSGKNDYLLLFFDSVVILACFVSLILCLRSVINGIQLQFEFNTFFHAYYNKIVTWADRMEFVNGWYILIIVSDTLTIAGSAFKIGIQTKFMTSYDECSILLGTATMLVWVGVIRYLGFFKKYNVGALSFARKLHWENYFFFYIHVYVYIYIFLQILILTLRAAFPNVIRFCCCAAMIYLGYCFCGWIVLGPYHDKFRTLDKATECLFSLINGDDMYATFMKMRDNGYFVWLFSRLYLYSFISLFIYMVLSLFIALITDTYETIKHHQQEKMPISQLQAFIAECRDEPESGRYQIDEEPLSCSLVACFCCGCEEKM, encoded by the exons ATGGACGAATCGGAGCCCCTTTTGGCTTCCCGTTCGAGGCCCAGGTGCAACTGGAGACTGGGTACCCCCAACATGGACCCCGGGGTGGTGGAGGACCTGAGACGCAGACTCAAGTACTTCTTCATGAACCCTTGCCAGAAATACAAAGCCCGAGGACGCAAGCCGTGGAAGTTGATGCTGCAGATCTTGAAAATCGCCCTCATTACCGCTCAG CTGGTTTCCTTCGGGCTGAGTAACGAAATGATGGTCACCTTCAAAGACGAGAACCTGATGACGTTCCGACATCTCTTTTTGAAAGGATTCAAGGACCATCAACATGGAGGACACGTTTTGTACACTAAAACGGACGTGTATGAGAATATCGACTACATTGTGGATAGG tATATTAATCTTCAAAACCTGACGCTAGGAAATCTGGCGTATGAGAGGACTGATGGCGAGTACACGCCATTGGTGGTCTGCCAATTGTTGTACAGAAACAGCAACATAGACCCCGGGAATGATACCTTTGACATCGACCCTCATGTTGACACAG AATGCCTTTCCATCTACCCTCAGCTGTCATTGGACAACGTCAGTCTGGCGACGGTCCTGAACTTCTCGTTGGACTTTAAAAG GTTGCTGTCAATCAAAGTTTACTTCACCCTGAAAACCATCAATCTTCAAACCGTGAGGCACCACGAACTTCCCGACTGTTACGTATTCCGCGTGGCG attacGTTTGATAACCACGCCCACAGCGGAAATATCAAGGTGGCCATAGAAAATAACGTGACCATCAACGAATGCAGGGATTGGAACGTAGAAGGCACTT CTGGGAAAAATGACTACCTTCTACTTTTCTTCGATTCCGTGGTCATTCTCGCCTGTTTCGTCTCGCTTATCTTGTGCTTGCGTTCTGTTATTAACGGAATCCAACTGCAATTT GAGTTTAATACGTTCTTTCATGCTTACTACAACAAAATTGTGACATGGGCCGACCGCATGGAGTTTGTCAACGGCTGGTACATCCTTATCATCGTTAGCGACACGCTAACCATCGCCGGCTCAGCTTTTAAGATTGGAATACAGACAAAG TTCATGACGAGCTACGACGAGTGCAGTATTTTGCTAGGCACGGCGACCATGttggtgtgggtgggtgtgatCCGCTACCTTGGTTTcttcaaaaaatacaatgtaggTGCTCTCAGTTTTGCAAGAAAACTTCATtgggaaaactatttttttttctatatacatgtatatgtatatatatatatttttttacagattctCATCTTGACTCTGAGAGCGGCTTTCCCCAACGTGATCCGATTCTGTTGTTGTGCCGCCATGATCTACCTTGGCTACTGTTTCTGTGGTTGGATTGTGCTCGGACCATACCATGACAAa TTCCGAACACTAGACAAGGCGACGGAGTGCCTCTTCTCGCTGATCAACGGCGACGACATGTACGCCACCTTCATGAAAATGCGAGACAACGGCTACTTTGTGTGGCTCTTCAGTCGCCTCTATCTCTACTCCTTCATCTCTCTCTTCATCTACATGGTGCTCAGCCTCTTCATCGCCCTCATCACGGACACCTACGAGACTATTAAG CATCACCAGCAAGAAAAAATGCCGATTTCTCAGCTCCAGGCCTTCATTGCAGAATGCAGAGATGAGCCGGAATCCGGACGCTATCAGATAGACGAGGAGCCTCTTTCTTGCTCTCTTGTGGCTTGCTTTTGCTGTGGATGTGAGGAGAAGATGTAA
- the LOC144201399 gene encoding mucolipin-3-like isoform X2, translated as MASAMDESEPLLASRSRPRCNWRLGTPNMDPGVVEDLRRRLKYFFMNPCQKYKARGRKPWKLMLQILKIALITAQLVSFGLSNEMMVTFKDENLMTFRHLFLKGFKDHQHGGHVLYTKTDVYENIDYIVDRYINLQNLTLGNLAYERTDGEYTPLVVCQLLYRNSNIDPGNDTFDIDPHVDTECLSIYPQLSLDNVSLATVLNFSLDFKRLLSIKVYFTLKTINLQTVRHHELPDCYVFRVAITFDNHAHSGNIKVAIENNVTINECRDWNVEGTSGKNDYLLLFFDSVVILACFVSLILCLRSVINGIQLQFEFNTFFHAYYNKIVTWADRMEFVNGWYILIIVSDTLTIAGSAFKIGIQTKFMTSYDECSILLGTATMLVWVGVIRYLGFFKKYNVGALSFARKLHWENYFFFYIHVYVYIYIFLQILILTLRAAFPNVIRFCCCAAMIYLGYCFCGWIVLGPYHDKFRTLDKATECLFSLINGDDMYATFMKMRDNGYFVWLFSRLYLYSFISLFIYMVLSLFIALITDTYETIKHHQQEKMPISQLQAFIAECRDEPESGRYQIDEEPLSCSLVACFCCGCEEKM; from the exons ATGG CGTCCGCCATGGACGAATCGGAGCCCCTTTTGGCTTCCCGTTCGAGGCCCAGGTGCAACTGGAGACTGGGTACCCCCAACATGGACCCCGGGGTGGTGGAGGACCTGAGACGCAGACTCAAGTACTTCTTCATGAACCCTTGCCAGAAATACAAAGCCCGAGGACGCAAGCCGTGGAAGTTGATGCTGCAGATCTTGAAAATCGCCCTCATTACCGCTCAG CTGGTTTCCTTCGGGCTGAGTAACGAAATGATGGTCACCTTCAAAGACGAGAACCTGATGACGTTCCGACATCTCTTTTTGAAAGGATTCAAGGACCATCAACATGGAGGACACGTTTTGTACACTAAAACGGACGTGTATGAGAATATCGACTACATTGTGGATAGG tATATTAATCTTCAAAACCTGACGCTAGGAAATCTGGCGTATGAGAGGACTGATGGCGAGTACACGCCATTGGTGGTCTGCCAATTGTTGTACAGAAACAGCAACATAGACCCCGGGAATGATACCTTTGACATCGACCCTCATGTTGACACAG AATGCCTTTCCATCTACCCTCAGCTGTCATTGGACAACGTCAGTCTGGCGACGGTCCTGAACTTCTCGTTGGACTTTAAAAG GTTGCTGTCAATCAAAGTTTACTTCACCCTGAAAACCATCAATCTTCAAACCGTGAGGCACCACGAACTTCCCGACTGTTACGTATTCCGCGTGGCG attacGTTTGATAACCACGCCCACAGCGGAAATATCAAGGTGGCCATAGAAAATAACGTGACCATCAACGAATGCAGGGATTGGAACGTAGAAGGCACTT CTGGGAAAAATGACTACCTTCTACTTTTCTTCGATTCCGTGGTCATTCTCGCCTGTTTCGTCTCGCTTATCTTGTGCTTGCGTTCTGTTATTAACGGAATCCAACTGCAATTT GAGTTTAATACGTTCTTTCATGCTTACTACAACAAAATTGTGACATGGGCCGACCGCATGGAGTTTGTCAACGGCTGGTACATCCTTATCATCGTTAGCGACACGCTAACCATCGCCGGCTCAGCTTTTAAGATTGGAATACAGACAAAG TTCATGACGAGCTACGACGAGTGCAGTATTTTGCTAGGCACGGCGACCATGttggtgtgggtgggtgtgatCCGCTACCTTGGTTTcttcaaaaaatacaatgtaggTGCTCTCAGTTTTGCAAGAAAACTTCATtgggaaaactatttttttttctatatacatgtatatgtatatatatatatttttttacagattctCATCTTGACTCTGAGAGCGGCTTTCCCCAACGTGATCCGATTCTGTTGTTGTGCCGCCATGATCTACCTTGGCTACTGTTTCTGTGGTTGGATTGTGCTCGGACCATACCATGACAAa TTCCGAACACTAGACAAGGCGACGGAGTGCCTCTTCTCGCTGATCAACGGCGACGACATGTACGCCACCTTCATGAAAATGCGAGACAACGGCTACTTTGTGTGGCTCTTCAGTCGCCTCTATCTCTACTCCTTCATCTCTCTCTTCATCTACATGGTGCTCAGCCTCTTCATCGCCCTCATCACGGACACCTACGAGACTATTAAG CATCACCAGCAAGAAAAAATGCCGATTTCTCAGCTCCAGGCCTTCATTGCAGAATGCAGAGATGAGCCGGAATCCGGACGCTATCAGATAGACGAGGAGCCTCTTTCTTGCTCTCTTGTGGCTTGCTTTTGCTGTGGATGTGAGGAGAAGATGTAA
- the LOC144201399 gene encoding mucolipin-3-like isoform X1 encodes MEAFSASAMDESEPLLASRSRPRCNWRLGTPNMDPGVVEDLRRRLKYFFMNPCQKYKARGRKPWKLMLQILKIALITAQLVSFGLSNEMMVTFKDENLMTFRHLFLKGFKDHQHGGHVLYTKTDVYENIDYIVDRYINLQNLTLGNLAYERTDGEYTPLVVCQLLYRNSNIDPGNDTFDIDPHVDTECLSIYPQLSLDNVSLATVLNFSLDFKRLLSIKVYFTLKTINLQTVRHHELPDCYVFRVAITFDNHAHSGNIKVAIENNVTINECRDWNVEGTSGKNDYLLLFFDSVVILACFVSLILCLRSVINGIQLQFEFNTFFHAYYNKIVTWADRMEFVNGWYILIIVSDTLTIAGSAFKIGIQTKFMTSYDECSILLGTATMLVWVGVIRYLGFFKKYNVGALSFARKLHWENYFFFYIHVYVYIYIFLQILILTLRAAFPNVIRFCCCAAMIYLGYCFCGWIVLGPYHDKFRTLDKATECLFSLINGDDMYATFMKMRDNGYFVWLFSRLYLYSFISLFIYMVLSLFIALITDTYETIKHHQQEKMPISQLQAFIAECRDEPESGRYQIDEEPLSCSLVACFCCGCEEKM; translated from the exons ATGG AAGCTTTTTCAGCGTCCGCCATGGACGAATCGGAGCCCCTTTTGGCTTCCCGTTCGAGGCCCAGGTGCAACTGGAGACTGGGTACCCCCAACATGGACCCCGGGGTGGTGGAGGACCTGAGACGCAGACTCAAGTACTTCTTCATGAACCCTTGCCAGAAATACAAAGCCCGAGGACGCAAGCCGTGGAAGTTGATGCTGCAGATCTTGAAAATCGCCCTCATTACCGCTCAG CTGGTTTCCTTCGGGCTGAGTAACGAAATGATGGTCACCTTCAAAGACGAGAACCTGATGACGTTCCGACATCTCTTTTTGAAAGGATTCAAGGACCATCAACATGGAGGACACGTTTTGTACACTAAAACGGACGTGTATGAGAATATCGACTACATTGTGGATAGG tATATTAATCTTCAAAACCTGACGCTAGGAAATCTGGCGTATGAGAGGACTGATGGCGAGTACACGCCATTGGTGGTCTGCCAATTGTTGTACAGAAACAGCAACATAGACCCCGGGAATGATACCTTTGACATCGACCCTCATGTTGACACAG AATGCCTTTCCATCTACCCTCAGCTGTCATTGGACAACGTCAGTCTGGCGACGGTCCTGAACTTCTCGTTGGACTTTAAAAG GTTGCTGTCAATCAAAGTTTACTTCACCCTGAAAACCATCAATCTTCAAACCGTGAGGCACCACGAACTTCCCGACTGTTACGTATTCCGCGTGGCG attacGTTTGATAACCACGCCCACAGCGGAAATATCAAGGTGGCCATAGAAAATAACGTGACCATCAACGAATGCAGGGATTGGAACGTAGAAGGCACTT CTGGGAAAAATGACTACCTTCTACTTTTCTTCGATTCCGTGGTCATTCTCGCCTGTTTCGTCTCGCTTATCTTGTGCTTGCGTTCTGTTATTAACGGAATCCAACTGCAATTT GAGTTTAATACGTTCTTTCATGCTTACTACAACAAAATTGTGACATGGGCCGACCGCATGGAGTTTGTCAACGGCTGGTACATCCTTATCATCGTTAGCGACACGCTAACCATCGCCGGCTCAGCTTTTAAGATTGGAATACAGACAAAG TTCATGACGAGCTACGACGAGTGCAGTATTTTGCTAGGCACGGCGACCATGttggtgtgggtgggtgtgatCCGCTACCTTGGTTTcttcaaaaaatacaatgtaggTGCTCTCAGTTTTGCAAGAAAACTTCATtgggaaaactatttttttttctatatacatgtatatgtatatatatatatttttttacagattctCATCTTGACTCTGAGAGCGGCTTTCCCCAACGTGATCCGATTCTGTTGTTGTGCCGCCATGATCTACCTTGGCTACTGTTTCTGTGGTTGGATTGTGCTCGGACCATACCATGACAAa TTCCGAACACTAGACAAGGCGACGGAGTGCCTCTTCTCGCTGATCAACGGCGACGACATGTACGCCACCTTCATGAAAATGCGAGACAACGGCTACTTTGTGTGGCTCTTCAGTCGCCTCTATCTCTACTCCTTCATCTCTCTCTTCATCTACATGGTGCTCAGCCTCTTCATCGCCCTCATCACGGACACCTACGAGACTATTAAG CATCACCAGCAAGAAAAAATGCCGATTTCTCAGCTCCAGGCCTTCATTGCAGAATGCAGAGATGAGCCGGAATCCGGACGCTATCAGATAGACGAGGAGCCTCTTTCTTGCTCTCTTGTGGCTTGCTTTTGCTGTGGATGTGAGGAGAAGATGTAA
- the LOC144201399 gene encoding mucolipin-3-like isoform X3: protein MEAFSASAMDESEPLLASRSRPRCNWRLGTPNMDPGVVEDLRRRLKYFFMNPCQKYKARGRKPWKLMLQILKIALITAQLVSFGLSNEMMVTFKDENLMTFRHLFLKGFKDHQHGGHVLYTKTDVYENIDYIVDRYINLQNLTLGNLAYERTDGEYTPLVVCQLLYRNSNIDPGNDTFDIDPHVDTECLSIYPQLSLDNVSLATVLNFSLDFKRLLSIKVYFTLKTINLQTVRHHELPDCYVFRVAITFDNHAHSGNIKVAIENNVTINECRDWNVEGTSGKNDYLLLFFDSVVILACFVSLILCLRSVINGIQLQFEFNTFFHAYYNKIVTWADRMEFVNGWYILIIVSDTLTIAGSAFKIGIQTKFMTSYDECSILLGTATMLVWVGVIRYLGFFKKYNILILTLRAAFPNVIRFCCCAAMIYLGYCFCGWIVLGPYHDKFRTLDKATECLFSLINGDDMYATFMKMRDNGYFVWLFSRLYLYSFISLFIYMVLSLFIALITDTYETIKHHQQEKMPISQLQAFIAECRDEPESGRYQIDEEPLSCSLVACFCCGCEEKM, encoded by the exons ATGG AAGCTTTTTCAGCGTCCGCCATGGACGAATCGGAGCCCCTTTTGGCTTCCCGTTCGAGGCCCAGGTGCAACTGGAGACTGGGTACCCCCAACATGGACCCCGGGGTGGTGGAGGACCTGAGACGCAGACTCAAGTACTTCTTCATGAACCCTTGCCAGAAATACAAAGCCCGAGGACGCAAGCCGTGGAAGTTGATGCTGCAGATCTTGAAAATCGCCCTCATTACCGCTCAG CTGGTTTCCTTCGGGCTGAGTAACGAAATGATGGTCACCTTCAAAGACGAGAACCTGATGACGTTCCGACATCTCTTTTTGAAAGGATTCAAGGACCATCAACATGGAGGACACGTTTTGTACACTAAAACGGACGTGTATGAGAATATCGACTACATTGTGGATAGG tATATTAATCTTCAAAACCTGACGCTAGGAAATCTGGCGTATGAGAGGACTGATGGCGAGTACACGCCATTGGTGGTCTGCCAATTGTTGTACAGAAACAGCAACATAGACCCCGGGAATGATACCTTTGACATCGACCCTCATGTTGACACAG AATGCCTTTCCATCTACCCTCAGCTGTCATTGGACAACGTCAGTCTGGCGACGGTCCTGAACTTCTCGTTGGACTTTAAAAG GTTGCTGTCAATCAAAGTTTACTTCACCCTGAAAACCATCAATCTTCAAACCGTGAGGCACCACGAACTTCCCGACTGTTACGTATTCCGCGTGGCG attacGTTTGATAACCACGCCCACAGCGGAAATATCAAGGTGGCCATAGAAAATAACGTGACCATCAACGAATGCAGGGATTGGAACGTAGAAGGCACTT CTGGGAAAAATGACTACCTTCTACTTTTCTTCGATTCCGTGGTCATTCTCGCCTGTTTCGTCTCGCTTATCTTGTGCTTGCGTTCTGTTATTAACGGAATCCAACTGCAATTT GAGTTTAATACGTTCTTTCATGCTTACTACAACAAAATTGTGACATGGGCCGACCGCATGGAGTTTGTCAACGGCTGGTACATCCTTATCATCGTTAGCGACACGCTAACCATCGCCGGCTCAGCTTTTAAGATTGGAATACAGACAAAG TTCATGACGAGCTACGACGAGTGCAGTATTTTGCTAGGCACGGCGACCATGttggtgtgggtgggtgtgatCCGCTACCTTGGTTTcttcaaaaaatacaat attctCATCTTGACTCTGAGAGCGGCTTTCCCCAACGTGATCCGATTCTGTTGTTGTGCCGCCATGATCTACCTTGGCTACTGTTTCTGTGGTTGGATTGTGCTCGGACCATACCATGACAAa TTCCGAACACTAGACAAGGCGACGGAGTGCCTCTTCTCGCTGATCAACGGCGACGACATGTACGCCACCTTCATGAAAATGCGAGACAACGGCTACTTTGTGTGGCTCTTCAGTCGCCTCTATCTCTACTCCTTCATCTCTCTCTTCATCTACATGGTGCTCAGCCTCTTCATCGCCCTCATCACGGACACCTACGAGACTATTAAG CATCACCAGCAAGAAAAAATGCCGATTTCTCAGCTCCAGGCCTTCATTGCAGAATGCAGAGATGAGCCGGAATCCGGACGCTATCAGATAGACGAGGAGCCTCTTTCTTGCTCTCTTGTGGCTTGCTTTTGCTGTGGATGTGAGGAGAAGATGTAA
- the bcl10 gene encoding B-cell lymphoma/leukemia 10, with the protein MDVPQLSEDEMADIKKDVLTRMRHYLCEKIRARCHLDYLRSRRILTRDDAEEINSKNTQTGRTGWLLDILTENPRGLDVLIDSIRELRSQNFVIHKITDEVQKAKNEKLESLRGAASSSSSENSLTPTCSSQDLSGMLSNQSTLLFQADGQRSPSTLNIGALPKVNSLANGGVLTSVGSAAASTSSGLPRPGDPGAPALPVEDELLPEMLPESPCEEAEAASPGSTGSTADPNFQPLRSRCLTPAANRSNFE; encoded by the exons ATGGATGTTCCTCAACTTTCCGAAGATGAAATGGCCGACATAAAAAAAGAC GTGCTGACCCGCATGCGACACTACCTCTGCGAAAAGATCCGGGCGCGTTGCCATCTGGATTACCTGCGTTCTCGCCGCATCCTGACGCGAGACGACGCCGAGGAGATCAACAGCAAGAACACGCAGACCGGACGGACGGGCTGGTTGCTAGACATTCTCACCGAGAACCCACGTGGCCTCGACGTCCTGATCGACTCCATTCGGGAACTCCGCTCTCAAAATTTTGTCATCCATAAAATCACCGACGAAGTGCAGAAAGCCAAGAATGAGAAGCTGGAGTCTCTCAGAG GCGCAGCTTCCAGTTCCTCGTCCGAAAACAGCCTCACCCCCACCTGCAGCAGCCAGGACCTCTCCGGTATGTTATCCAACCAATCCACCTTGCTCTTCCAAGCCGACGGACAACGAAGCCCTTCCACTTTGAACATCGGCGCCCTGCCCAAAGTGAACTCGCTGGCAAACGGTGGCGTTCTGACCTCCGTCGGTTCCGCCgccgcctccacctcctccgGTCTCCCCAGGCCGGGAGACCCGGGGGCTCCCGCTCTGCCCGTGGAGGACGAGCTGTTGCCGGAGATGTTGCCGGAGTCGCCCTGCGAGGAGGCCGAAGCGGCCTCGCCGGGGTCGACCGGCAGCACAGCGGACCCCAACTTTCAACCCCTCCGCTCGCGATGTCTCACTCCTGCGGCGAACCGGAGCAACTTTGAGTAA